The Hippopotamus amphibius kiboko isolate mHipAmp2 chromosome 13, mHipAmp2.hap2, whole genome shotgun sequence sequence CAAGAGTTTCCCATCTTCAGAATAGAATCTCACGTCCTGTGCTGAGGTggccttctccccacctctctgacctcacccgcctcctcctcctcgcctCCCATGCTTCCAGCCATACAGTCTTCATGCTGGTCTTCCCACACGTCAAACTGGTTTCCACCTCAGGATATTTGCATGTACTGTTTCCTCTATCAGAACACCCTTCCTCCAGATCTCTCCATGGCTTGCTCCCTCACCTAATTCAGGTCTCCACCTTCAGTGACCATCTTTTCTAAAACTGTTTCACTCTCCCATCACAACTCCTTtaaccctgctttatttttcttcctggcaCTTTTCCTACCTGATATTGTACTTCATATCTACGCACATACTTATTTAGAGCCTGTTTTACTTGAGTGCAGTCcccttgagagcagggaccttgTCTGTGTCTTGCTTGTGCCTGTGCCCCTAGAACCCCTCACAGCCACACAGTCCACATCAGCACAGATCTGGGTGGTAGATAATAGGACATGGGCCTCTGGGTTTGACTCACCTGCTGCTGGAATTCGAAGGGCCCTGGTCCAATTCTCTAttattcagatgagaaaactggtgctcagagagggaaggaatgTGTTCTAGATTACACAGCTGAGTTGTACCTGGAACCCCGGGTCACCTGCTTCCTAAGCTCTGTCCACACAGGCACCACTTCCTGTACTTGACCACAACTTGAAAGTGGGCATGTGCCTCCCGGAGGTGAAGCTGGATTCTTGAGGTCTTTgttcagaggaaggagagagcatTGGCTTTCTCACTGCCCAGTTAGGCCTGCAAGCCTGGGGCAGCCCCCAAGCCACCAGGGTCTGGGGAAGGCTCAGCAGGGCCCGACGGGAAAGCAAATGAGAACAGAGGACTGGGGAAGGCAGTAGAGAGGGAGGGGGACTATGGTGGGTTGGAGAGTGCACTCTCCCTCCAAAATCATTCAACTAAATTAGCAGTTAAAacactttgggacttcccttgctgtccagtggttacgactctgtgcttcccctgcaggggatgcaggttcagtccctggctggggaagctCCCTCATGCCTTGCGCATATTacagccaaaaaactaaaacaaaaatactttgtggtttatctgtttttgttttcaaaaagaaatccaggaaggataaaccagaAACTACAGCAGGTGGGTGGGCATGGAGTGAGAGGGCTAGGAGGACACTCTTCTAAGCATAGATTTGGATAGATTGGACTTTTGGGAACCATATTAATGTTCTAtgtgttgaaaaaaataaatcgaCAAAGATGAGAAAACCCCCTAGAAGTGActataaatagaaacaaatgaacctacctgCGTTTCAAATGAATAACAACTACACTGAAGGGAAATAATTAATCCAAGTAACATTTGAACCTGTGTTCAAATTGTTTCTTTGACCATTGATCCACAGtctaaagacaaaaagataatCTTGAATAAGATTCCGTAAATCTTGGGCTCTACTTAGAAAGTTTGTTTTTCACAATAGTATGGGTGTAGCAATTCTGAAACTGCTTTCTGTGTGAGActgagcaaataagtaaatatattgatATTGATGAGAACCAAGGTTCTGACTGTTGGTGAAGGGAGTATAGTTATGGATTTGAGGAAGAATGGAAGGACCCTGTGGTGTTGGATTGGAATtggagaagcagacacagatagatgtatttatttacatatacatatttcctAGTCCTCTTTGCTACTGAGACTTAAAAGCAATGACACCCAGTACCAAAGAGCATACCTACTGCCCAGATCTTGGGTTCTAAATACCATTCCCTGCTCTagggaaccagggctccttggagaaatggctgattctaggtttgtgcaagatgagcctggaacattgTGTGATACCAGAACATAAGGAAGTACTCATAAAATGATGTAGACACAGGCATCAGCTTGAAGGACCTTCTGCTGGCCAAAGCTGAGACAATCTGAGGATcgaaataataacagtaatggaTTATAACCCACTGCATAAAATAGGAACCCACAAATCCATACTGAtaataaagaaaggggactatgagtaataaatatagaagaaatGATGGAATTAGATAACTATCATTTGCAACTATCTTAGCAAAAGTTGATTCAAGTCATCAATTTCAGGTAAAAATCATCATTGGATGTTAAAGCTGGTAGATGAAAGTTGATGAGGTATGGGACATTTATACCTCAAAATATTTCCCCATAGATTACTGATTAATAACAAATGGGGGAAACATTAACTTCCCAGTGGAGAAACCCGGTGGACACGACCTTGAGCAACCAAAGTTACATCACCAAGAATGGGACATGTCCCTCCTGACCTAGTGCACTGAGGACACAGCATTCACGTAAAGTTCCTGCCCAGATTGCAGTGTCTGAATCTAGTCACTgcaaaacatcagacaaatctgAACTGAGAGATAGTCCATAAAACAACTGGCCTGTACTCTTCAGGAATGTCGAGAGTGTCAAagttataaaggaaaaaacaacaggCTGAAGCATGGTTTCAGATGAAAGGAGACCAGAGAGACATGACAATTAAACGCAGTGTGTAACACTGCACTGGGCCTGCTCCTGTCTCTCATTTGTGGACAGGGTAACCTGGGGTGATAACTAGCATCCCTTTCGTTCATCAGGGCTGTACCCCTCACAGATATCCTCAACTCACTTATAATACTCAGAGGGCAGACACACATGTGTGTTTGATGCCAAGACATGAGGAGCGCTTGATTCGCCTGGCCATGTCTGGGCTGAAGGACAGAATCACCAGGTGCGTCCCCACATGACAGTTCTGAGTTGAGGAGGAGGGTCCCTTTGGAGGCTCAATGATCAGAGGAGGCCAGTTGTTGCCGTGACCAACACAGACTGACCAGGGTGACTGAGAGGGTGTGTGTGACCCACGTCCAGGCGTGTGAGTGGTCGCTCCCTGGCGTGGAGCTGGAGCTGCTGTATGGTGTGGAGGGCCACCGTGGAGAACAAGAAGGCCCAGGCCTGGTGCAGCTGTGGCACAGACAAGCAGAGGCCAGGAGGTGAGCCAATACAGTGTTTAATGCACTTGCCGGTGCAGGCCTGAAGTTCCGCCCACCTCGGTGCTCACGCCTCTCTCGGATGGACAGTCTGGGCCAGGGTGGGCAGCCCAGCTAGACGTGGGGCCTACTCACTCTCAGCCTGTGCCCTCTAACGACACAGCCTTAAGTAGGGTGTTGTGTCCGTGTCCCAGTAATAATGCCAGTCCATTACGCCCATCACCTTAAGAGGCGAGACTGAGGCCACAGCCATGCCAGGACCAACAAGGATTAGAGGGAGGGGGATCTGAGAGTGAGGAGGGGTGATATCGGGGcaccagggagggaggaagattgAGGATGGCGGTCTAGCTCCTGGCGGTGGATGGCGGGGGCAGAGCAGGCGGACAGCTCAGAGGCGAACCTCCAGCAGGTAGCGTAGGCGGCACTGGCTCTCCTGGTAGATGAGATACTCGCTCTGGAAGAAGCTGGAGCTGCTGAACTCTGGGCAGGGCATGGGCCGGCCCTGGGGCACCACCACACGCTGGCCATCCAGCTCCAGCTCGGTGTTATGGGCTGGATCTGCAGGGCACAGCAAGGGCCACTGGTGACCGAAGGGTCACTGGTCCTTGGCTTTACCAGCAAGTCCTACCCGCTACGCTCTCCACTTCTGCCACAGGGAGTGCCCACTTATCCCCCACCTTGCCAACCTCCAAACCGATGCATAGTCTGggccttctgcctggaatgccctctccCATTTCTCTGCCTGGGAAATGCCTGCTCATCTTTCAATGCTCAGTCAACGACACCTCTTCTTTGAAGCCCTCCTGGATGCCCAGGAATGATTTGTTGAATCagtgaatgtttattgaatgacaAAATGAATGACTGCAGTGAGGAAGCCagcttctttttgttcttcttcacAGCCCCTTCCCTGCTTACCTCCTCCCTGAAAGCGTCCTGCTCCATCTCAGCCTCACCTCTATCCTTAGGCCTGTCCAGCATCGTGGGACTCACCAGGCTCTGTGTGACCGCGGGCAATGACACTGTCGAAGCCAGTTGGTGGTTGTTTCAAGCTGGGCTCATCAACGGTGATGTGGTACTCTCTGCCCAATGCCACCTCACCCAGGAACATGTAGCCAATGTCATAGGGCCCACAGGACATTCCAGTAACTGGGGGACACAGGGAGGCTCAGGGTAAGGCTCAGGGTAGGCAGACCAGCCCTCTGCCTGACTCCTTGGACCCCTCTCTGCTGCACTGTGATCTACTCTGGCTTTGCTGTCCTGGCCCAGAAGAGTGCCCATCcttcttccatccttcctccacCTGTTTCTCCAGGCCCCCTGTCCTGGCCGTactccctcccccctctttgCTCCACCCCTCAGCTCCCTGAGGCCCGGCCTCTGCCACCCTCACCAAGGTCAGTAATGGCTTTCCAGTGACCATATCTGGGGCGGGGGCTTTTCTGGCCTGCTCTGCTGATTTTGCCACTGGCCTCCTTCACCCTGTACCCTGGGACCCCCTCACAATGCTCTCCTAAGGCCACCCTCTGCTCCTTCTTAGGCTCCGCTGCCCTCCTTGGTCTTGAGCAACCTTCAGCTCCATCTGCTCTTGGATGACTCCTCCGACCTTGCTCTCTTGAGCGGGGGCAGGTAGTGGTCTCCAATAATGGGGTCAACCTGGGCTGAGGAGCCAGTGGGGGGGTTACCTCAGTGAGGACACCTCTGGACAGAAACTTGGGGGTCATTAGAAACACCCTCAACCCTTTCTCACAATGCTGCCCATCCCACCTCCCACATATCCTCTCATGGATTCTCTCCTCCCCAACCTCCACTGCCTTGGGCTGGGCGCCCATATTTGGCCTGGATGGGAACACAGCCTCCCTGCAGCCTCTGGCCTTTGCCACCCTCCCCACAGCTGCAGCTACATTCAACTGTACTCCCCATTGCTCTCTGAATGAGGCTCCCTTGATCCTCCTGGGCCCCCAGGCCCTCCACCCACACCAGGCATTTGCCCTAAGTTTTGTTATCAGGTCGTGCTCGGAGGTGCTGACATGCCGCAGTGTCCCAGGCTTCGTGCCACCCCTTGGCTGCTTGACCTCGAGGGCtcctctttcaccccctcccAGGTCAGGCTGGCACATCATCCTATCTGCACTGCCTTCTCCAGGAAGCTGTCGCTGACCACTGGCTGCCTCCTCTGAGTCCCCCAATCCCCAGGATGCCCCACTGAGGTCTCTAGTCAGTAACCATCCAGGAGATCCTCTCCTGGATTCACTGAAAGTTGGACAAGCACTGGGTCCCATGCTCCTTAGTGTCCCCATACCCGCTCAGGGCTTGGCCCCGAGGGACACCTCACCGTAGCCAGCTGACTTGCTGTTTTCTGAGGCGAAGTAGATGCCCTTGCCAACTCGGCCACCAGAATGTGGCATGATGCGGAGCCCACTGGTGAGGATGGCGGCCACCACAGCCACATTGGTGCCATGCCACAGTAGCTTCCGATTACCCAGCTTGGCGTGGGCCTGGAACCGATCTCCCTGGGTTGGGGAGGAAGTGGGAACTGGGACAGTCATGTCATCCAAGCTCTGGTGTTTCTGTCTGCCATCAGAGGGCATGACCAAGGCCAAGGGGCCCATGACCActcacacactcatgcacacatgcacaagaCCTAGGCCTGCTGGAAACTGGTCAGAGTTGTTCAGCCAACTTGCTAAGGGGTAGATAAGCTGAGGTCAACTATGTAATGAAGAAGGTAGTGATGGGGGAGAGGGGATGCTCCCTCACCTCCCCTTCTCGATTCACTTTCCAAATATGTTGAAGAGCAGGGCATCTGTAGTTCCTGCCAGTCTGTTGCAAGTAGGAATGTATCACCTGCAGGGAGAGCAGAAGCTGGATGCCAAGAGCAAAGATGTATGGATGACCCTCCACTCATCTCCCCAGTCCCAGGGCTCTCCTCAGGCCCTGGAGACACAGCAAGAGAAGGCCCGGGGCAAGGGACTCCTCTGGGCACCTGGAGGGCAGACAGGCAGAGGGACAGTGCTCCAGTCCTAACTCGGCTCCTCTGTGGGGCCCAGCCCACCTTGTACTCAGGTGCCTCTGGGTCCAGCAGCTGGAGTTGGCACTTGAGGAGCTGGTAATCTCGGTCCAGTGGGTGTGGCACCTCCTCCACTTTCTTCATCTCCTCGGGGGCTGCCTGCAGGGTCTGGGCCAGCTCGATGTCCGCCAGCACCTAAGGTGATGGGCACTGGCAGCTTGTCTGTCCCCTTGTCCCCGGGACTCCCCTACCTCCCCCATGACTAGGACCATGTCCACCCCATCTTATTCAGCCCACCGCCCACATCTAACTATCTGACCTTCCCCTCCCTTATCCTTCAGCCTGCCCATCACAGTCCATCTATCTGTCCCCCATCTCCCTTGCCCTGTCTGTCTGTTTGGTAACCCCACTGCCTGTGACCTGCCAACCCTCACCAGCAGCATGTCCTTCTTGGCCTGCAGAAGCTCGGGGGAGTTGATGGGCGGGGGCCGGCTGCGGCCAAAGTTGTGGGGAATGACGGTGTAGAAGTGGGAGGACAGCTCCTCCAGGCTGAGGCCACCATCTGCAGGAGCTTTCAGAGCCTCCTCCACTGCCTCCAAGGCCTCGAAACCCCGGGCAATCTGCTGCTTGCTCAACTTCCCCAGTGGCATCTTCTTCACATCTTGGGGCATGCGGAGAGTGGGGCATCAGCCCCACAACCTTGCCACCCCCAGGCCCCTGCTACCTTGCCCAGCTCCTAACCCCTCACCCAGGTTCATGAGGGCCATGGCATTCTTGAACATGTCCTTGCTGAAGATGTTGGTGATGAGCTGCTGTGTGGCTGCATCCAGGGAGCAGGGCTGCACCTGCTGAACCACGGTCCTCACTGGGCCTCCATCTACCTAGGGGTAGAGGGCACACATGGGCAGGAGCACCTGGGCAGGACACCTGCACCTGGAACAGGGCCTGGCcagactgaggccagagagggaggCCTGTGCCTGAGGGTGCACACAATGGGTAGTGGCAGTCCCTTCCCTCGGCCCATGCCCACTCTCCCTCCCTGGCCACTTCACCTTCACCACGGCTTCCTTGGCCTCGTCCTCTCTCTGTACTTCGATAAGTGTATACTTGCCGGGGTGGGCCACAAAGTGGTCCCGCTCTGCCCAGCTGTTCTTGGTCTTGTCCCGAAATTTCTTCTCAAAGTCCTTCTTTGCATCCTCCAGTGACACGAAGCGGCTGAGCTTTGACTGGCCCACCTCTCCCTGCAAGCAAGAGCTTTCAGGGGTGTGCCTACCACAGTGCGCGCCATAAACGTTTGCTGGTCTCTGTTGTGCAGGCCCTGTGCCAAGCACCCCTGGACGTCAGAGGTGGGGCAGGGCACCGTCAGCATCTGTGGCCTTTTGGCCTGAGTAAGCTGTGAGGACCCTGGGAAGCAGGGGCCATGCACTGcacagggagaggtggggaggaggcgggCACAGGGTGGGTGCGTAGCACTCACCACGCGTCCCCAGCGGTTCCAGCAGATGAAGCAGTCACCTTCTTCCAGCAGCTGGATGATGTAGAACTTGTTGTTGTTGCTCCCAATGTTGGTCTGGTTCAGGGTACAGTCATAGTCTTCATGCACCTGTGGCCAGAGGGGGCACGGGGAGGGGAGGTTGGCTCAGGCCACCCCTGGGTGGGATGGGGTACCTGGCTGCATGCTGACAGGAATCAGACTGCACTGGGGCATCAGAGGAGGCCCTGTCTGGGAACTCTGCCTTAAGTGGGGTAGGGGGAAGACTGAGATGCTCAGGGGCCTGTCCTGGGGTCTGAGGAGCAGACATGATGTGCCTGGATCTGATGGGATATAGCCCTGCCTGACCTCTGGGGTCTTGGGAGAACTCTGTTCACTTGGGAGCCTTGAGCTACTTGGCCAGAGCCAAGCGGGAGGGAAGCAGTTCTGAGTGTATTTGTACCTAGGAAGGAGCGGGTGCCGAGAGTGGCTGGGGACTACAGCTTACCTGGGTCCCAGGGTTGCAGCTGAGGGGGTACAGGGGGTCCACTCGGGCTATATGCTTCTCTGTGGGTGCGGCCCTGAGGGCCTCAGCAGTGGAATGGAAACTGTCCTCCTCTTCTGCCCCCTGCCGCCCCTTCTTCTTCTCAGGACCCTCAAGCTGCACCTGGGGCTTGCGCTTTGGAGCCATGGCTGTTCTGGGGCACAGAGGGGGCCCTCAGGCATCCATGGCCTTTGCACCCCACCTGGTTGGCACAGCACCAACTTGCCCCACCCTGAGTTTGCCCTTTGGtgacctccctctccctccatttCCCCACTCCCAGTCTCTGATCAAAACCAGCTCTCTGCACCCCAGATACACACCTTTCTCTAATCACTGGGGCCAGGCTAGGCCCCTGTCCAGTGTGCCCAGTCTCGTCAAGGAAGAAGGGCTCTCCACCCTCTATAGCTCTCTTTTGTGTTCTGAGGTTGAAGGGAAAGTGAAAGGAGAATCTCCCCCCTCCCACTTCTGGGCTCCTCCCCACAGAGCACTCTCTGTTCCTACTCCCTCTCTGCTAACTTGGCCTTGGCATGGTTGCTGGGCTGAGTCACCCTAGCTATGGTGGAGAGTGGGCAGTGTCTCCCCGGGGCAGCACTCCTAAGGCCAGATCTGTCCCTCCAGAGCTTGGGACCCAATAGCGCAGAAACCCTTCCCATCAGGCTCAAGAGTTCTGGGGTGCCAGCCCGGGTCCCAGACCAGTGGCACTGAACTGCCAGAGAACAAGGGCCAATCACacccgccctgccctgccctgccctgccctgccctgtggAGGGCTGTGGGCAGGGCCATAGGGCACTCACCTAAGAGAAGCTGGGACCTGGGAGAGGTCGTGGCCACCAGGTCAGTACCTCCCAGGCAGTCCTAGTTCTAACAACCTTCTGTAAGCCTTAGGGGAGCAGGAAAGAAGTGGGTGTGGGTAGGATTCCAGCTATTTGGCCACCAGTCTGGTGAGTCAGAGGCTGGGCAGGAAGAGGCGGGCAGGCAGTCTGTCCCATGGATGGGTGGACACTTGATCCGGACACAGCCAAGGCCCAGGGGACTGACGCGCCCTTAGCGCTGCTCATCTGGCCTGAGGCATGCAATACGTGTCCACTGGTTGTCCAGTGACCTTGGCCCCAGGTGAGGGCATTGCCTGCCTCTCCCGGGGGCTGCCTGGATCCCTCTCCACCAGTTATTTAGAGTCAGACTCTTTCACCCTGGCCCCCGCCCCTGACGGGGAGGAGTCACGTTCCAGGAAAAGGAATCCCGCATCTCTGGCGCCCCCGAGCGTCCAATGAGCGTAAACGCAGAGAAGGCGTCCAGCTCCGACCTCTCTTCAGACTTTAGTCAGCTGCAGGAGCACGCGCCACAGCCGTGGGCCGGAAGCGCCAGGGAGAGGCTTGCTTCCTCCCGGAGCCTGGCGCGGCAGCCTATAGGAGCTCTAGGAGGCGTGGTCACAGGCATTTATCCTATGGACGTTTGGGGGCGTGACAGGACCTATCCAAGGACCCAATGGAGCTGTGGGAGGCGGGGCCCACCGGGCGGTGGGAGCCTATCCGAGCTTGGTGTCTTGTGGGACCGCCCGGGTTTAGCCGCCGCATGAGTTCTCCAGGGGCCGCTGCAACACACACGGTGGGCAGCATGTCGGCGACAGGGGCGGCTCGAAAGAGGGGAAAGCCAGCTTCGGGGGCCGGCGCTGGTGCGGGGGCCGGCAAGCGGCGGCGAAAGGTGAGCATGGCGCTTTGGCGGGCGGGGTCCATCCCACAACGCTACTGAGACCACCATCATCCCCATCTGTGGGCCCCGGCACCGGTCCCCTCGCCCCCGGGACCCCAGCTGGAGTCAGCTTCGTTCCTTTCTACGCGCAACAAATACTGAAAAGGCTTTCACTTGAGCCGGGGACCACCGCCTTTCCCAGTGGCTCTCGAGGGACCCTAAGGGGCCCTTGGTCCGGACCCCTGACCAAAAAAAGTATTGTATAATTCCTAGGGCGACCCTTCTGGGGACAAGGGCAAGTCCAAGGGTGGCGGCAAGATGAATGAGGAGATCTCCAGTGACTCGGAGAGTGAGAGGTGAGCTTTTTTCCCACCTAGTAGAAAGGAACACTGGGGCCTATGATGTATGGAAGGAGTACTCAGTGAGGGGGGTGGCTAGAGCTGGGCCTAGAACCCAGGACTCTGGCCCTTGATTCTCAAATCCTGATTCTTTCTTCCACTTTCTGACCCTGAGAACAGTCATTTCCTTTCCTGAAGGGTCTCCGTGTGGGGAGGACCCCCAGTCCCAATGGGAGACCAGTGAGACCTTCCTGGCTTAGAACAGGGAGCTGAACTCCAGGCAAAGGGAGAGGGATGCAAGAAATGCTTGCTAGTTCTTCATTCTGTTCTCCCACAGTTTCACAGTTACTGAGAGTGCCAGGCACTAGTTTCACTATTGAGAGAACAGAGATGAGCAGGCAGGTGAAGACAGAATGTGTTGTGATGGGATGTGTGTCTTAGAGCTGTGTGTTGTTGGAACAGAGAAGGGGAGTTTAAATAGGGCCTGGAGAGGTGAGGAGGGGTCCCTcatggagaggaagggaaggcatTCAAGGATCAGAGAGAAGCCTGGGGGTTAAGTCGGCTAGATGGGAGATGGAGAGGATGGGAGGGTAGGCTGTGGGTGCATCCGGACTGTGGAGGGCTTTGCTTACCTCCTTCATTCTGCAGGTGATGGGGATGGAGCATGTTGCAGAGTTCAAAACGGGCTAGCAAGGTGTCAGGCCTGACCCTGTGGCATGTAAAGTATCATACCAGGGAATCCTGGTGCCTTCCTTAAGAGTCGGCTTTAGAAATTCTGCCTGTAAAAACTGAGTACATGTTGGCCTTAACCTGCTCACAGGAGGACTTGTTGTATACTTTTGGTGATCTTAAGGTTACTGTGGGTGagtgtgtgccaggccctgtgctaagcacttttaaatatttttaaaatgtgttctgaaATGTATTAGCTATAGAAGAATTAATGAAATGTAATTTACCATAGAGAGTAATGATGAAATGATGAACCTCTGTGCACCCACCAGAACTAGATCATTTGTAGAAACTTAGGAGCCCCAACTGCCATTCCTGACTTGAGTTAATCGCTTCtttggtttccttccttcctttttcttcttcttctttttttttttttttccttttctgatttaggtataatttacatacagtaatatTCACCTTTCTTAGTGTACTGTTCTGTGAGTCATGACAGACGCATAGTCGTGTAACTACCACCACTGTAAAGGTATAGAAGGGTTTTACCTCCCACCAAAATAGCCACTGGCTCCTCTGTAGTCagtacccccctcccccacaactgCTATCCCtagaattttgccttttccagaatgttatatgaGTGGAATTATAATGGTGTATACGTCCCTTGATTTTCTTTAGAGTTCTGTTTCCTGTGTGTGAACCCTAAACAAAGATTGATTCCTTTGGGTAAACTGAGTAGAAGTTAAGACCTTGGTTGTATGAAGGAAGGGCAGCACCAGCCCTGTTGGCTGATGACTTGCTGGGCCCTGGGTACTGACTGGTCTCAGGAGCATGGTCAGGCCTTGGCTTCCTTGAGAGTTTCCAAGGTCCCTTCTGGAGCAGTTGTGGGCAAGGTCATGGATGAGTCTGGGAAACAGTTGGGGTACCTGATAGGGACTAGATATCTGCAGGTACGTGATCAGAGGGAACGGGCTGCCCTGGGCTTTCTGCTTCTGAGTTCCCGTGACCTACCTCCAGCTTCCAGGAGCAAGTCAAAGTAGGCTCATCTTGAGTGAGGGGTGTGGAAAGGAAGGCAAGGACTTCACTAGCACAAGGTCAAGCCAGGCCCAGTTAAGCTTCACCTGGAACCCCATCCTCAGAGTAGAAGATGGTGCCATGGCAGTGCGGATGGGGGTTGATAGTCCCAACACGTCTGCCTCTTGGTTCCTTGCATTGAATCTGGGCTGGCTGCTCCCCCGTGTCTGGGGGTGGTTGTTATTCTGAGATCTACCTTTTCTGCTTTTCCTGTCTCCCGTGCCTTCCCCATTCTTAGCTCACTCTCTTGTTCGGTAAACACATCATCCTTAAAAGGAGAAAGGACCAATTCTGTGGCACCTTGTACATCTGACAATATCTTCATTCAGCATTGCTGGTTAACTGGCACACCATTCCAGGGGTTAGCATTTTATTCCGAATTTTGTGCGTGCGGCTCCTTTGTTTCCTGCTCTCAGTGTTGCTGTTGAGACGTTTGGAGTCATTTTGATTCCTGACCCTTTGTGTACGATTTGATTTTTCTTGGAAACCTGTAGAACCTTCTCTTTGCCTCCAGAGTTGAGAGATTTCACACTGATCTCTTTGGGTTTGGGGTCTGTTTTCACCCTTATGTTGGGCCCTGGGTGGGCCCTTTCAGTTTGGTAAGTCACACCTTTCAGTTTCCTGTGTGTGAGGTCATTGGCCATGAGGGCTGGCAGGGATGGGGGCAGTCAAGTGGCAGGGGAAGCAGTGAGGGGCACAGTCCTAGTGGCCAGAGGAGCAGGCTGAGCCCTCTCAAACCCAGCCCCACTCCTGCTCACAGCCTAGCTCCCAGGAGgactgaggaggaagaggaggaggagctggaggagaccGCACAGGAGAAGAAGCTGCGCTTGGCCAAGCTCTACCTTGACCAACTCAGGCAGCAAGGTGAGCCTGTGGGCTGGGCAGGTGAGGGCTTGGGCCTGTGCCTGAGTCTgcctgctgt is a genomic window containing:
- the PARP3 gene encoding protein mono-ADP-ribosyltransferase PARP3 isoform X2, with product MAPKRKPQVQLEGPEKKKGRQGAEEEDSFHSTAEALRAAPTEKHIARVDPLYPLSCNPGTQVHEDYDCTLNQTNIGSNNNKFYIIQLLEEGDCFICWNRWGRVGEVGQSKLSRFVSLEDAKKDFEKKFRDKTKNSWAERDHFVAHPDGGPVRTVVQQVQPCSLDAATQQLITNIFSKDMFKNAMALMNLDVKKMPLGKLSKQQIARGFEALEAVEEALKAPADGGLSLEELSSHFYTVIPHNFGRSRPPPINSPELLQAKKDMLLVLADIELAQTLQAAPEEMKKVEEVPHPLDRDYQLLKCQLQLLDPEAPEYKVIHSYLQQTGRNYRCPALQHIWKVNREGEGDRFQAHAKLGNRKLLWHGTNVAVVAAILTSGLRIMPHSGGRVGKGIYFASENSKSAGYVTGMSCGPYDIGYMFLGEVALGREYHITVDEPSLKQPPTGFDSVIARGHTEPDPAHNTELELDGQRVVVPQGRPMPCPEFSSSSFFQSEYLIYQESQCRLRYLLEVRL
- the PARP3 gene encoding protein mono-ADP-ribosyltransferase PARP3 isoform X1; translated protein: MAPKRKPQVQLEGPEKKKGRQGAEEEDSFHSTAEALRAAPTEKHIARVDPLYPLSCNPGTQVHEDYDCTLNQTNIGSNNNKFYIIQLLEEGDCFICWNRWGRVGEVGQSKLSRFVSLEDAKKDFEKKFRDKTKNSWAERDHFVAHPGKYTLIEVQREDEAKEAVVKVDGGPVRTVVQQVQPCSLDAATQQLITNIFSKDMFKNAMALMNLDVKKMPLGKLSKQQIARGFEALEAVEEALKAPADGGLSLEELSSHFYTVIPHNFGRSRPPPINSPELLQAKKDMLLVLADIELAQTLQAAPEEMKKVEEVPHPLDRDYQLLKCQLQLLDPEAPEYKVIHSYLQQTGRNYRCPALQHIWKVNREGEGDRFQAHAKLGNRKLLWHGTNVAVVAAILTSGLRIMPHSGGRVGKGIYFASENSKSAGYVTGMSCGPYDIGYMFLGEVALGREYHITVDEPSLKQPPTGFDSVIARGHTEPDPAHNTELELDGQRVVVPQGRPMPCPEFSSSSFFQSEYLIYQESQCRLRYLLEVRL
- the PARP3 gene encoding protein mono-ADP-ribosyltransferase PARP3 isoform X3 codes for the protein MAPKRKPQVQLEGPEKKKGRQGAEEEDSFHSTAEALRAAPTEKHIARVDPLYPLSCNPGTQVHEDYDCTLNQTNIGSNNNKFYIIQLLEEGDCFICWNRWGRVVDGGPVRTVVQQVQPCSLDAATQQLITNIFSKDMFKNAMALMNLDVKKMPLGKLSKQQIARGFEALEAVEEALKAPADGGLSLEELSSHFYTVIPHNFGRSRPPPINSPELLQAKKDMLLVLADIELAQTLQAAPEEMKKVEEVPHPLDRDYQLLKCQLQLLDPEAPEYKVIHSYLQQTGRNYRCPALQHIWKVNREGEGDRFQAHAKLGNRKLLWHGTNVAVVAAILTSGLRIMPHSGGRVGKGIYFASENSKSAGYVTGMSCGPYDIGYMFLGEVALGREYHITVDEPSLKQPPTGFDSVIARGHTEPDPAHNTELELDGQRVVVPQGRPMPCPEFSSSSFFQSEYLIYQESQCRLRYLLEVRL